TGGACAGTGTGGCCCTGCCGATCGACGCCGCGACCTACGAGGCCACCATCGGTCTTTTCGAGGATGTACTGAAGCTGCTGCACCCCTACATGCCCTTCCTCACAGAGGAGCTGTGGCACCATCTTCATGAGCGGAAGGAGGGCGAGGACATCATCATCGCGGCGTGGCCGAAGGGCGGCGCGGGCGATGCGAAGCTCGAGGCCGAGGTGCAGCACGCCTTCGACCTGGTGAGCGCCGTCTGCGCCGTGCGGAACGAGCGCGGGCTGTCACCAAAGGAACCGCTGCAAGTGGGTCCTTCGGGCAGCACTCCGTTGACCGCAGCATCCTCCGCGCTCGTCGACAAGCTCGCGAACACCGGTGCCTTGGCCGGTCCTTTCGGGTCCATTCCGGCGGGCGCCACGGCCGTTTTCGCCGGTGCCACGGAGTATGCGGTGCTGCTTCCTCAGCTGGACGCCGCTGCCGAAGCCAAGAAGGCCGAAGAGGAGCTCACCTACCTCCGCGGCTTCCTGACCAGCGTGGACAAGAAGCTCAGCAACGAGCGCTTCGTGGCCGGTGCGCCGGCTCAGGTGCTGGAGAACGAGCGCAAGAAGAAAGCCGACGCCGAGGCGAAGATCAAGTCGTTGGAGGAGCGGTTGGCGGTGTTGAAGTAGGCTCGACAAGCCCATCGCTTCATCACTGCTTGATGAACCAGGCCATGCCCTCTTCAGTTCTTAGGAGGTAGGCCCCGGGCGCCAGGGAACGCACTTCCAGTTGGAAACCGTCGCTTCTTCGCGTGGCAGGGACCTGAAGTTGCCGCCCATCGATGGTGAGCAGCGCGAATGTGGAAGATGCGCCATCCGGCAGATGGACCATGAGCACTTCGCTCGCGGGGTTCGGCGAGAGCCGGATGCCGTTGGGCGCAGCTTCGCTCACATCGGTGCTGAACTCCGCCGTCAGCACGCTCGGCTCGGGCGATCACTGGCGGGTTGAAATCGAAGTAGATGTTGGCGGTGTTCTCGATCACGGTGCCGGGCAATAGTGGAAGCGTAGGTCGCACACGGAAAGACACGGATCCGTGACTCGCGGGTTCGTTCACGTTGCTGTCGGGCAAGAGGATGTTCACGAAGTAGAACTTCAAGGTGCCACTGTCCTGCAATTCCCAGGTGAACGGATGCGAGCCTGCGCCGATGGTGAGCGAACCGGCGTCGAGTGTGTTCGAAGCGTATCCGCATCACGACCGTGAATGCCGTATCGGTTCCTGTGTTTTGGAAACGGATCGTGTAGTCGATCCACTGGTCCACGTCGATATAGTACAGATCCCGACTCCATGCACTGCTCGTGGTGGCGGTCTTATCGTTCGGATCGTAGCTACCTGTGACGGTGGTGATGACCGTTGCCGAATTGTTCGCAGCATTCACGTCCGCGGCATTGGGCGTTACGGTTGCTGTGGCTTGCAGGTCCGTTCCGATCAAGCCCACATCTGGCGGCACCTGCAAACGCACGCTGATGTCGCGATGCTGGAAATAGTACAGAGCGCCTGCATTGTTCCATGTGATCGTATTGCCGCTCACGTTGCTGGGTGTGGGCGTTGCACCGATGTAGCTCACGGCTGGATCGAAGGTCATCACCACCATGTTCGAGTTGCTGGTGGCACTGGTGAGGTTGTCCAGGTCGATGGCATAGTGCAATTCGAAGCCGGGGCGCGCCGGTCCGCTCGCCAAGCTCAGTTGGATATCCAACGCTTGCGTGGCCGTGTCGAGCAGGTTGAAGGTCATGTTGCCCGCAACGCTCAGCGGACCGGGGTTCCCCACGCAATGCTCATCAACAAGTGCCGTCTGTTGTTCAACCGTGTAGTTCCCCAGCGGGAGGTTGATGCTGTACTCACCGTATGCGTTGGTGGTGGCATAGTAGGGTCCGGGCATGAACTCCAGGATCATCTGAGGTATCGCCGCATCTGTGAAGTCCAGAACGCAATCCTCATCCGCATCGATCACGACCGTGCCGCTCACGTTGCCGCAGGTGGGACCGAGATCAGGAATGGTGAAGTAGGTGGTGTCTCCACAGCCGCCGAACGCGAAATCGAAATCCGTGTCGTGCAGCAAGCGCCTGACGATGGCGTAGGTGCCCGGTGCGAGGTCCGGCACATCGTAGGTCCAGCCGACGGTCCAGTTCGTGGCCAGGTTGGCGAATGCCGCAACGGGCGCCCATTGATCATCGAGCAAGCGCGGATGCAACCCGTAGATGAAGTCCGCCTCCGGCGGAATGCTGAACGCCACATGGCCGTTGGCGCCGCCGGAGCACGAACCTTCGATATCCGGATGCTCACGGGGTAGAACTGCGGCGGCTGCGGAACGATCGCCTCCATGTAGCCCGGGCAGCCATTGACGTCAGTGTAGTTCACTGCGTAGATCTGCCCCGGTGCGCCCCAGTAGCACATGGTGCTTATCCCGAACAACTGGACGTCTGCAGGAAGGTCTTGCAGTTGCACTTGCATTACGCAACCAGCGTCGTTCTGGTGCGGCCCCGGCCCCAGCGGATAGGAAGGGATGTCCCCACCGAATAGGATCAAGCCGCCGGGATCCCCGTTGCAAGATGGGATCGCTTGAGCCAGTCCTTGGCCGGGATCCCATTCCCAGCCAGGCAGGTTGGGCACTACGGCGGTGTTCTGCTGCACCGCACCCAGAAAGTCCGTTACCGTCAGGGTGTAACTGCCCGCAGGAAGGCCATGGATATCCTCGGAAGTGGGCCCGCTGCTCCAGCTATAGCTATAGGGCGGTACACCGCCGGTCACCGTGGCATTCACCGATCCATCGGCATTACTGCAATGCTCCGGCGCGATGGTGAAGCTGATGTTCGCTTGGGCCTGGGCCGACCAAAGAGCCAATGCGCAGAAGAGGGGCGGTCCGTACATGGTCATTGTTCGATGAAATGCTGGTGAACGACGAATTCGTTGTTCATGGACCCGAGGAGCCTGAAGATAACCCGCCGGAAAATCGGACCACCCATGCCGGTCCAGTTCCGGCCATAGACGAGCCGTTCGGTCCCAGGTTGTCCCTGCCCACCGCCCATATGGGGTACTTCGAAGAACCTCGAACGGATGGCGCACGCAGCTATCGTTCGGTCAGACGAGGCGCTCCGAAAGGAGGATACTGAAACGAAGTATCCGACTGAGGAGGAACGAAGTATGACCGAAGGAGAGCAAGTGTATACGGCCCGAGAGCCTGCCATGAACGCCGCCGGAGCGAGGTTCTTCGAGGTACCCTATGGTGGGGCCACCCCTATTACTATGACATGTGCAAGCGAGGCTGATAAGGTTGGCCCGAGTGGAGCACAGCCCAGAGGTGGTGGATGATCTTGCCAGCCACATTGTTCAGGGCGACGATGGGCCGTTTGCCTTGCGCAAGCTTGCGTTGGTAGTAGCCTGTAGGGTCTCCGGGAACACGAACGGCGGCCAGCGCGGCCAGCTTGAAAAGGCTCTTGAGGCGGTGGTTGGCAAGGAGGAGGTGGCGGTCTTTCCCTGACGCTCGATCCGGAAGTGCGCTCGAAGGGTGCTGCACCGACAGAACAGACCAGCTGCCGGGGTGGATCGAAGCGGGTGAAACCCGCGGTGTGGGCGATCAATTCGCTGACCAGCACCGGCCTGATGCCCGATACACTTTGGGCCAGCTTGTTCTTGCGCTGCAAGGCACTGTCCTTCCGCAGGAAGGCGGAGATGGCCTTGTCGAGCTTGGGCGATCGACCGCTCCAGGGCCTTGAGCCTGGCGTTGCAGCTCGGCCTTCATCAGCTCTTTGGCGCTCCCGGTGAGGTGAAGCACGTTGTCGCTCAACTGGGCCTTGTCCTTGGCCCGCTCCTTCACCAAACGCTCACGCAGGGCCAAGAGCGCCTTCAGCTCGGCGAACGCCAGATGCGCCTGTCCGACCAGCCGGGCCTTGTCCCTGAACCGGTGGGCGTATTGTGCGATGCGCGGAGCATCCACCGTGTCGCTCTTGCCGCGCTGCATCCCAATGCTCAAGCGGATGTCCGTGGCGTGGGCCAGCCAGGTGGGATACCTCATGACCACCAAGGTCTTCACCACGCCATGGCTGTAATGCCCGGTCGGTTCCAGGCACACCAAGGCCCGGGTGTCGCACAGGCCCTGCCTGGTCCATTTGCGCAACAGGGTGCGCAGCCCGCTGGTGCTGTTCTTCACCCGCTCTTCCTTCACCACGTTGCCCTGTTCGTCCTGCAGGGCTGCATCCAATGTCGCCTTGCTCACATCGATACCGATCGTTCTCATGGTACTTTTGGGTTGTTCTTCCACTGAAGGGGCTAAGCAGGTGTCCGTTGCTTCAGAACTCTAACAGGCCGCAAGCCTCATTTACTATCCGAGCCGAGGACACCGGGGTACGAGAGGTCCCAATAGAATGACAGGACTTGCTCCTGAACCTTCGTCCGGTTCACCTCCCGCACCGCTCGGCTTCCCTTCAGTTGGTCTGTTCGCTAAGGAAAGCTTGCAAGCCCAGAGTACCTTCGCCCTATCGAACGCGACCTCAAATACGCCGCCATCGACATCGGCTCCAACGCCGTACGGCTGCTCATCGGCGACGTCATCGAGCGGAGGACCATCCCAGTGGTGCGCAAGACCTCGCTGGTGCGCGTGCCCATCCGCCTGGGCGAGGACGTGTTCGCGAGCGGCGCCATCGGGGCCGCCAAGCGCGACTACCTGATCAAGAGCCTGAAGGCCTTCCGCCTGCCGATCGACGTACGGTGTGCCTCGCTACCGGTGCTGTGCGACCAGCGCCATGCGGAGGCCTCCAACAGCGCGGAGACCATCGCCCGCGTAGAGATGGAGACCGGCGTGGATATTGAGGCGATCGGCGGGCGCGAGGAGGGGAGACCTGATCTGCAGCACCTTCTGACGCAGGACCTGCTGAAGGACCGCAGCTACCTCTTCATCGACGTGGGCGGTGGAAGCACCGAGCTCACCTGGCTGGAGAAGGGGCGTCGCGCGGAAGACCGCTAGCTTCAAGGTGGGCACCGTGCGCATGCTGGCCGGCAAGGTGAAGGAGCACGTGGCCGGAGATCGCCGACTTCCTGGGCGAACTGCGCGCCCAGCACGGGCAGCTGGATGGCGGTGGGCACAGGCGGGCAACATCAACCGCATCTTCAAGGAGAACGGCAACCGCTATGGAGAACCGCTTCAGCGGCCGACATCCAGCGCCATCGGGATCGCATCGCCGCTTACAGCCTGGAGGACCGGGTGAACGGCTGCGGCTGCGGGCCGACCGGGCGGACGTCATCATCCCGGCGGCGGACATCTTCCTGCGTGTGCTGGATGCGGCGGAGATCACGAGATCTTCGTGCCGAAGGTGGGCCTGGCCGATGGGATCGTGTATGACCTGTACATGAAGCAGTACGGACACAAGCGGTATGCGCCGGCGGATCCCCTTGGTGTGCCGGCCTGACCGGCGTTCGGCGCTGGCGGCGGTCCTCCTGCTGTGCACCTCGCCGGGGAGGCGCAGCCCTGGGCCATCGGCCTGCGCGGACACTTCGGCTTCCTCTGGCCGCATCGGCCCAGCAGCGGGATCCTGGTGGAGGATCACTGCACGGCACCGGAGCTCTTCGTGGAACGGCGGCTGCCGGGTGACCGGCCCTGGCAGCGGCATTACCGGGGCCCTTCCTACGGGTTCGGGCTGATGTACACGGGCCTGGCGAACCCGGAACGCATCGGGCCGCGCTGCGTGTGCTGCCCTACCGCACCTGCCGTTCACGCACGGTGCCCGCGGCGATTCTCGGCATGCGCCTGGGCTGGGGGGCTGGGCCTGGTGACGCGACCGTACGACCGAAGGGAGAACAGCAAGCCGATCGCGATCGGCTCAGTGATCAACACCGCGATCCAGCTGATGTTGGCCTTACCGCCACCGCTTCGGCCGTACGGGAGATTTCGGCGGGTTTCGGCATCGACCACTGGAGCAATGGTTCGTTCGCCCTGCCCAACCTGGGGCTCAACCTGCTGAGCGCAAGCCTGGGCGTGGCGCAGGCATTGGGACCGGTGACGCCTTACGTGCACGTGAAGGATACCGTTCCGCTGGAGCGGCCGCGGCGCGAGCAGAGCGTGGTGGGGTCGTTGTTCTGGGCGAGACTGGACGACCGGAGAACGGCCAGTACAGCGTGTACAGCCCGATCGGGCAGGGCAGTGGCGCGTGACGCGCAAGTCGGCAGTGGCCTTCGGGGGGTGACGTCTTCAACAAGGGGCGCTGCGCAGCGAGCAGGAATCCCTTGCGGACAAAGGGCGGTTGGCGCTCACGCAGGCCGGGCTCCATGCAGGCTACGCACTGATCTTCGGGCGTGGCGAGCCTGTTCATGCAGATGGGGCGTACGTACACGCCTGTGCCGGACCAGGGCCGCGGTGTTCCACCGGATGGGCTGTCGCCATCGCATCGGCCGCCACCTGATCGCGTACATGGCGCTGAAGAGCCACCACGCAGTGGCGATCACGGGGAATTCGGATTCGGTTACCGATGGTCATGAGCCGAGCGTTTCCCCTGTTGTTGCTGTTGCTCGCCTCCTGTGAGGCGGAGCAGTGGGACGATTGCGTGACGAGCACAGGACCGGAACGCTTGGAGGAGCGCGGCCTGGGCTCTTTTCATCGGATCGTCATGGAGGACCGGATCGACCTCGTCCTGGAGAACAGGAGTCCGGCACGGTGGTGGTGGAGGGTGGTGCCAACCTGCTTGACCAGGTGGTGACGGAAGTGGAGGCCGGCACGTTGACGGGGCGCAATGAGAACCGGTGCAACTGCGCGCAGCTTCCGACCGCGCATCACCGTGCGCGTGCCGCTGCAGACGGTGATGGCTGGAGCTGCGCGGCACGGGGAACGTACATGCAGCGGACACCGTGCGCCAGCAGGTGTTCCGCATCGAGCAGCAACGCCCAGGGCACGGTGGACCTGCCGCTCGCGGTGGATACCTGCTACGTGGGCCTGCACAGGGCGCGGGCGATGTGCGGCTGGCGGGCCGCTGCGGTGTGGCCTATATCTGTACAGCGGCTTCATGGGGCCCATCGACGCCGGCGCACTGGCGGCGCAGGAGGTGAACGTGAACAACAGCGGCGTGGCCGACATCATCTGCCGGGCGCAGCAACGGTTGAACGTGCAGCGCTCTTCGATGGGGGCGACGTGCGGTACCACGCGATCCCTTGGTGCAGGCCACGGTGACCGAAGCGGTTTGTGGTGCGGTTGGGGCCGTAGCCGTAGCGCCTCACACCCGCCCCCGCCTGATCTCCTCCACCACCGCGGGTCCAGAAGCGTGGAGGTGTCCCCCAAGCTCCCCAGTTCGTTCTCCGCCACCTTCCGCAGGATGCGCCGTACGATCTTGCCACTGCATGTCTTGGGCAACCCGCTCACAACTGGATCTTTGTCCGGCTTGGCGATGCGGCCGATGCTGGCCACCA
The Flavobacteriales bacterium DNA segment above includes these coding regions:
- a CDS encoding T9SS type A sorting domain-containing protein translates to MLTAEFSTDVSEAAPNGIRLSPNPASEVLMVHLPDGASSTFALLTIDGRQLQVPATRRSDGFQLEVRSLAPGAYLLRTEEGMAWFIKQ
- a CDS encoding transposase, which gives rise to MQRKNKLAQSVSGIRPVLVSELIAHTAGFTRFDPPRQLVCSVGAAPFERTSGSSVRERPPPPPCQPPPQEPFQAGRAGRRSCSRRPYRLLPTQACARQTAHRRPEQCGWQDHPPPLGCAPLGPTLSASLAHVIVIGVAPP
- a CDS encoding transposase, with amino-acid sequence MRTIGIDVSKATLDAALQDEQGNVVKEERVKNSTSGLRTLLRKWTRQGLCDTRALVCLEPTGHYSHGVVKTLVVMRYPTWLAHATDIRLSIGMQRGKSDTVDAPRIAQYAHRFRDKARLVGQAHLAFAELKALLALRERLVKERAKDKAQLSDNVLHLTGSAKELMKAELQRQAQGPGAVDRPSSTRPSPPSCGRTVPCSARTSWPKVYRASGRCWSAN
- a CDS encoding acyloxyacyl hydrolase, which gives rise to MLPYRTCRSRTVPAAILGMRLGWGAGPGDATVRPKGEQQADRDRLSDQHRDPADVGLTATASAVREISAGFGIDHWSNGSFALPNLGLNLLSASLGVAQALGPVTPYVHVKDTVPLERPRREQSVVGSLFWARLDDRRTASTACTARSGRAVARDAQVGSGLRGVTSSTRGAAQRAGIPCGQRAVGAHAGRAPCRLRTDLRAWRACSCRWGVRTRLCRTRAAVFHRMGCRHRIGRHLIAYMALKSHHAVAITGNSDSVTDGHEPSVSPVVAVARLL